From the genome of Spinacia oleracea cultivar Varoflay chromosome 2, BTI_SOV_V1, whole genome shotgun sequence, one region includes:
- the LOC110778546 gene encoding protein NDL1 isoform X2 yields the protein MEYHVQTGCGPVSVIVYGDKDKPALVTYPDLALNQMSCFQGLFFFPEAASLLLHNFCIYHISPPGHELGAAALCPDKPVPSTEDLADQVLEVLNFFGLGAVMCMGVTAGAYILTQFALKYKERVVGLILVSPLCKGPSWTEWLYNKVLSNLLYFYGICGLVKECLLKRYFSKEVRGSAELPESDIVQACRRLLDERQSINVLRFLETMNGRPDISEGLKKLRCRTLIFVGDESSFHAEALHMISKLDKRCSALVEVQACGSMVTEEQPHAMLIPLEFFLMGYGFYRPSQLSGSPRSPLSPSCISPELLSPESMGLKLKPIKTRISLQS from the exons ATG GAATACCACGTACAAACAGGCTGTGGCCCTGTGTCTGTCATTGTTTATGGAGATAAAGACAAGCCAGCATTGGTTACATATCCTGATTTAGCTTTAAATC AAATGTCTTGTTTCCAAGGATTATTCTTTTTTCCTGAGGCCGCTTCTTTGCTGCTCCACAACTTTTGCATTTACCATATTAGCCCTCCTGGACACGAG TTGGGAGCTGCTGCTTTATGTCCAGATAAACCTGTGCCATCAACAGAAGATTTAGCCGATCAGGTCCTTGAGGTTCTCAACTTTTTTGG GCTTGGTGCAGTAATGTGCATGGGGGTAACCGCAGGAGCTTACATACTTACCCAATTTGCT CTGAAGTACAAAGAGCGTGTTGTTGGTTTGATACTTGTTTCACCTCTGTGCAAAGGACCTTCATGGACTGAATGGTTGTACAATAAG GTTTTGTCGAATTTGCTTTACTTTTACGGGATATGTGGCTTGGTCAAGGAGTGTTTGCTGAAGCGCTACTTCAGTAAG GAAGTTCGTGGCAGTGCAGAACTCCCGGAATCAGACATAGTTCAAGCATGCAGGAGG TTGTTGGATGAGAGGCAAAGCATCAATGTTTTACGGTTTCTTGAGACAATGAATGG AAGACCCGACATTAGCGAAGGATTGAAAAAACTAAGATGTCGGACACTGATTTTTGTTGGGGATGAATCTTCTTTTCACGCAGAAGCTCTTcacatgatttcaaaactagaTAAAAGATGCAGTGCATTGGTTGAG GTACAAGCTTGTGGATCAATGGTGACGGAGGAGCAACCCCATGCGATGCTGATACCATTGGAATTCTTCCTCATGGGATACGGATTCTACCGGCCATCTCAGCTAAGTGGAAGCCCAAGAAGCCCGTTAAGCCCATCGTGCATTTCCCCGGAGTTGCTTTCTCCGGAAAGCATGGGGTTGAAGCTGAAACCGATAAAGACTCGCATTTCTTTGCAGTCATAG
- the LOC110778546 gene encoding protein NDL1 isoform X1, with amino-acid sequence MGEFCSTDSVSVDMETIYLGGKEYHVQTGCGPVSVIVYGDKDKPALVTYPDLALNQMSCFQGLFFFPEAASLLLHNFCIYHISPPGHELGAAALCPDKPVPSTEDLADQVLEVLNFFGLGAVMCMGVTAGAYILTQFALKYKERVVGLILVSPLCKGPSWTEWLYNKVLSNLLYFYGICGLVKECLLKRYFSKEVRGSAELPESDIVQACRRLLDERQSINVLRFLETMNGRPDISEGLKKLRCRTLIFVGDESSFHAEALHMISKLDKRCSALVEVQACGSMVTEEQPHAMLIPLEFFLMGYGFYRPSQLSGSPRSPLSPSCISPELLSPESMGLKLKPIKTRISLQS; translated from the exons GAATACCACGTACAAACAGGCTGTGGCCCTGTGTCTGTCATTGTTTATGGAGATAAAGACAAGCCAGCATTGGTTACATATCCTGATTTAGCTTTAAATC AAATGTCTTGTTTCCAAGGATTATTCTTTTTTCCTGAGGCCGCTTCTTTGCTGCTCCACAACTTTTGCATTTACCATATTAGCCCTCCTGGACACGAG TTGGGAGCTGCTGCTTTATGTCCAGATAAACCTGTGCCATCAACAGAAGATTTAGCCGATCAGGTCCTTGAGGTTCTCAACTTTTTTGG GCTTGGTGCAGTAATGTGCATGGGGGTAACCGCAGGAGCTTACATACTTACCCAATTTGCT CTGAAGTACAAAGAGCGTGTTGTTGGTTTGATACTTGTTTCACCTCTGTGCAAAGGACCTTCATGGACTGAATGGTTGTACAATAAG GTTTTGTCGAATTTGCTTTACTTTTACGGGATATGTGGCTTGGTCAAGGAGTGTTTGCTGAAGCGCTACTTCAGTAAG GAAGTTCGTGGCAGTGCAGAACTCCCGGAATCAGACATAGTTCAAGCATGCAGGAGG TTGTTGGATGAGAGGCAAAGCATCAATGTTTTACGGTTTCTTGAGACAATGAATGG AAGACCCGACATTAGCGAAGGATTGAAAAAACTAAGATGTCGGACACTGATTTTTGTTGGGGATGAATCTTCTTTTCACGCAGAAGCTCTTcacatgatttcaaaactagaTAAAAGATGCAGTGCATTGGTTGAG GTACAAGCTTGTGGATCAATGGTGACGGAGGAGCAACCCCATGCGATGCTGATACCATTGGAATTCTTCCTCATGGGATACGGATTCTACCGGCCATCTCAGCTAAGTGGAAGCCCAAGAAGCCCGTTAAGCCCATCGTGCATTTCCCCGGAGTTGCTTTCTCCGGAAAGCATGGGGTTGAAGCTGAAACCGATAAAGACTCGCATTTCTTTGCAGTCATAG